In the Sulfurovum zhangzhouensis genome, one interval contains:
- the rpsT gene encoding 30S ribosomal protein S20, giving the protein MAHHKSAQKRIIQTAKRAERNRYYRTRIKNITKAVESAVDASDKAAATDALKIANKQIHSMVSKGFIKKTTAARKVSRLHKMVNAIEA; this is encoded by the coding sequence ATGGCACACCATAAATCAGCACAAAAACGTATCATTCAAACTGCAAAAAGAGCAGAAAGAAACAGATACTATAGAACAAGAATTAAAAACATCACTAAAGCAGTGGAAAGCGCTGTAGATGCTTCAGACAAAGCAGCTGCAACAGATGCACTTAAAATTGCAAACAAGCAAATCCACTCAATGGTAAGCAAAGGTTTCATCAAGAAAACTACTGCTGCAAGAAAAGTAAGCCGTCTTCACAAGATGGTAAACGCTATCGAAGCATAA
- the prfA gene encoding peptide chain release factor 1, whose protein sequence is MFKEKLQPFIDRHKEISQQLSSPDIASDINRMTELSKEQAGLNELVEKAKLYIQTADSIEENKELIYDPELGDLAKEELSELEPMLPRLEEEIKVLMIPRDKNDDKNIYLELRAGAGGDESALFVADVFRMYTRYAEIVGWKVEIVSSSDGTAGGYKELIAMIKGDGVYSKLKYEAGTHRVQRVPDTETQGRVHTSAITVAVIPEVDDVEVDIKPNEIKMDVYRSSGCGGQSVNTTDSAVRLTHIPTGIVVAIQDEKSQHKNRDKAMKILKARVYEAELQKQLDETSSQRKLQVGSGDRSEKIRTYNYPQNRITDHRIGLTIYALDDVMNNGKLNLIIDPLIAHAQVEAIKEAGL, encoded by the coding sequence ATGTTCAAAGAAAAACTTCAACCATTTATTGACAGACATAAAGAGATATCTCAACAGTTAAGCTCACCTGACATCGCAAGTGATATCAACAGAATGACTGAGCTAAGTAAAGAGCAGGCCGGGCTAAATGAACTAGTCGAGAAAGCCAAACTCTATATACAGACTGCTGACTCAATCGAAGAGAACAAAGAACTTATTTACGATCCTGAACTTGGAGATCTTGCAAAAGAAGAACTTTCAGAGCTTGAGCCAATGCTTCCTAGGCTAGAAGAAGAGATCAAGGTTCTTATGATCCCAAGAGACAAGAACGACGATAAGAATATCTATCTAGAACTCCGCGCAGGAGCAGGTGGGGATGAGAGTGCCCTTTTTGTTGCAGATGTATTTAGAATGTACACACGCTACGCTGAAATTGTAGGCTGGAAAGTAGAAATTGTAAGTTCTAGTGACGGTACTGCCGGAGGATACAAAGAATTGATCGCAATGATCAAAGGTGACGGTGTATACTCCAAACTAAAGTATGAAGCAGGTACACACCGTGTACAACGTGTTCCGGATACAGAAACACAAGGACGTGTTCATACATCTGCTATTACCGTAGCAGTAATTCCTGAGGTTGATGATGTCGAAGTTGATATCAAACCGAATGAGATCAAAATGGATGTTTACCGATCTAGCGGATGTGGTGGACAGTCAGTCAACACTACGGACTCTGCTGTACGTCTTACGCATATTCCTACCGGTATTGTTGTTGCAATCCAGGATGAGAAATCTCAGCATAAAAATAGAGACAAAGCAATGAAGATCCTCAAAGCAAGAGTTTATGAAGCGGAACTTCAAAAACAGCTTGATGAAACATCTTCTCAGCGTAAACTACAGGTCGGATCTGGTGATCGTTCTGAAAAGATCAGAACATATAACTATCCACAAAACAGAATCACAGACCACCGTATCGGTCTTACGATTTATGCACTTGATGATGTAATGAATAACGGTAAACTTAATCTCATTATCGATCCACTGATCGCACATGCTCAAGTCGAGGCTATCAAAGAGGCAGGACTGTAA
- the soxZ gene encoding thiosulfate oxidation carrier complex protein SoxZ, producing MANMKIKAAAKGSVVKSKVMIKHDMLTYDQAKAKGKEANFITHITAKAGGKVVLDMSSSQFLSKNPLIQFAFSAEGLKAGDKLEMTWTDLSGQTVTEDKEIKGLK from the coding sequence ATGGCAAATATGAAAATTAAAGCAGCAGCAAAAGGTAGTGTTGTAAAATCAAAAGTAATGATTAAACACGATATGCTTACATACGATCAAGCAAAAGCAAAAGGTAAAGAAGCAAACTTCATTACACACATTACTGCAAAAGCAGGTGGTAAAGTAGTACTTGATATGTCTTCAAGTCAGTTTCTTTCAAAGAACCCACTGATCCAATTCGCATTCAGTGCTGAAGGATTGAAGGCTGGTGACAAGCTTGAGATGACTTGGACTGATCTTTCTGGACAAACTGTTACTGAAGATAAAGAGATCAAAGGTCTTAAGTAA
- a CDS encoding thiosulfate oxidation carrier protein SoxY, translating into MERRKFLGLGLTAAAVLPVALSAKDFRQEKPDVWTAHKVEPAIEALYGKITPIEEGIKIQLPKVASNGGAVPVKFKSDIPAKTVALFQDANPESAVAVFDEPSVIDFYINIKMKASGTITVVVEGKDGKFYIGKQSLEVALGGCEG; encoded by the coding sequence ATGGAAAGAAGAAAATTTTTAGGTTTAGGTTTGACAGCTGCAGCTGTACTACCAGTGGCACTTAGTGCAAAAGATTTTAGACAAGAGAAGCCAGATGTATGGACTGCACACAAAGTGGAGCCTGCAATTGAAGCACTTTACGGTAAAATCACACCAATAGAAGAGGGTATCAAAATTCAACTACCAAAAGTTGCATCAAACGGTGGTGCAGTGCCAGTAAAATTCAAGTCTGATATCCCAGCAAAAACTGTAGCATTGTTCCAGGATGCGAACCCTGAATCTGCAGTAGCGGTATTTGATGAGCCTTCAGTTATTGATTTTTACATAAATATCAAGATGAAAGCTAGTGGTACTATCACTGTAGTTGTAGAGGGTAAAGATGGTAAGTTCTACATTGGTAAACAGTCACTAGAAGTTGCACTTGGTGGATGTGAAGGTTAA
- a CDS encoding c-type cytochrome → MFKSYHKLLLSAALVVSAATSAAVAGDKTTSRTYANGKKVIDGGATYPVVNGKTSSYYVNEKAGKGGFAFGRKPTENEIKAWNIDVMPDGTGLPEGSGSVEDGDALYEEKCASCHFDFGAGGAGYPALAKGNAYEGVKSLKNQRTSAAVDAPNRVFGSYWPKASTLWWYVKTGMPHPAPMSLTNDEVYAIVAYIISINELTIDGEELDDEYVLDREKFLKLKMPNEDGFEPKIDGKDGLENVRAYFNDFSNYGNGTRCMKNCFDGEPVIARIQGAGISAYSPELSTERSMPAKKEGEAEMPGKKEYEASCAVCHATDAMGAPMVGDKKAWEAVTSKGMDKVYHNALNGLNAMPPRGGTSLPDDKIKEIVDYMVSQGK, encoded by the coding sequence ATGTTCAAGTCTTATCATAAATTATTACTATCAGCAGCACTAGTTGTATCTGCAGCTACTTCTGCTGCAGTAGCGGGAGATAAAACAACTTCTCGCACATATGCAAACGGTAAGAAAGTAATTGACGGTGGTGCTACTTATCCTGTAGTAAACGGGAAAACTTCTTCTTACTATGTAAATGAGAAAGCAGGTAAAGGCGGATTTGCATTCGGTAGAAAACCTACTGAGAATGAAATCAAAGCATGGAATATCGATGTAATGCCTGATGGAACAGGCCTTCCTGAAGGTAGCGGTTCTGTAGAAGATGGTGATGCATTGTATGAAGAGAAATGTGCATCATGTCACTTTGACTTTGGTGCAGGTGGTGCAGGATATCCGGCACTTGCAAAAGGGAACGCATACGAAGGTGTAAAATCTCTCAAGAATCAAAGAACAAGCGCTGCAGTAGATGCACCTAACCGTGTATTCGGATCTTACTGGCCAAAAGCAAGTACACTATGGTGGTATGTAAAAACAGGTATGCCTCACCCAGCACCGATGAGTTTGACTAATGATGAAGTATATGCGATTGTTGCGTATATCATCTCTATCAATGAGTTGACAATCGACGGTGAAGAGCTTGATGATGAGTATGTACTTGACAGAGAGAAGTTCTTGAAGCTTAAAATGCCAAACGAAGATGGGTTTGAGCCTAAGATCGACGGTAAAGACGGACTAGAGAATGTAAGAGCTTACTTCAATGATTTCAGTAACTACGGTAACGGCACAAGATGTATGAAAAACTGTTTTGACGGTGAACCGGTAATTGCTAGAATTCAAGGTGCAGGAATCAGTGCTTATTCTCCAGAACTTTCTACTGAAAGATCTATGCCTGCTAAAAAAGAAGGTGAAGCAGAAATGCCTGGTAAAAAAGAGTATGAAGCAAGCTGTGCAGTTTGTCATGCTACAGATGCAATGGGTGCGCCAATGGTAGGTGATAAGAAAGCTTGGGAGGCTGTTACAAGCAAAGGTATGGATAAAGTATACCACAATGCACTCAACGGTCTTAATGCAATGCCTCCAAGAGGTGGTACATCATTACCAGATGATAAGATCAAAGAGATCGTAGACTATATGGTAAGTCAAGGAAAGTAA
- the soxC gene encoding sulfite dehydrogenase, translated as MTKISNASQTEIQSERRDFFRKTAAYSVSALAAASVMAPVKINASNTKDDPAIVEEKPWGTTFGYPVTHNLYGQPSPYEHNVTRRNTELLSSGNWYASIAMCPIHELNGIITPNGLFFSRSHGGTAEIDPNEHRLMIHGLVDKPLVLTMNELKRYPSVSRIHFIECPANGGPEWRNPQFPSTQFAKGMMSCAEWTGVYIKDILKDLGLKPNARWMLAEGADNSHMGRTVPIDKVLDDAMVVWAQNGEALRPEQGYPIRLLVPGWEGNLCVKWLCRLEFADEPFYAKEETAKYTALKPSGKAIQHFYANEVNSIITSPCPEYDWKDLKKGDLVEIQGLAWSGHGTVEGVDITFDGGKNWVEASLKGLVLPKAWTRFSFMYKYEGKPLLLGSRARDDAGHIQPSVKQERAVMGIESVYHRNATHIWEVTAKGEVNNVQVLS; from the coding sequence ATGACTAAGATAAGTAATGCTTCTCAAACTGAAATCCAGTCAGAGAGAAGAGACTTTTTTAGGAAGACTGCGGCGTATTCTGTAAGTGCACTTGCAGCGGCAAGTGTCATGGCGCCGGTAAAAATTAACGCATCTAATACAAAAGATGATCCAGCGATCGTCGAAGAGAAACCATGGGGTACAACATTTGGTTATCCTGTAACTCACAACCTGTATGGACAACCATCTCCATATGAGCATAATGTTACAAGAAGAAATACAGAGCTTCTTTCATCAGGAAACTGGTATGCATCAATCGCAATGTGTCCGATTCATGAGCTCAATGGTATTATCACACCAAACGGACTATTCTTTAGCCGTAGCCATGGTGGTACAGCAGAGATCGATCCAAACGAACACCGTTTGATGATCCATGGACTTGTTGATAAGCCACTAGTACTTACTATGAACGAACTAAAAAGATACCCAAGTGTAAGTAGAATTCACTTTATTGAGTGTCCGGCAAACGGTGGTCCAGAGTGGAGAAATCCACAGTTCCCATCGACTCAATTTGCAAAAGGTATGATGAGTTGTGCTGAATGGACTGGTGTATACATCAAAGATATTCTTAAAGATCTTGGATTGAAGCCAAATGCAAGATGGATGTTGGCTGAAGGTGCAGACAACTCTCACATGGGTAGAACTGTACCAATTGATAAAGTACTTGATGATGCTATGGTTGTTTGGGCTCAGAATGGTGAAGCACTACGTCCTGAGCAAGGTTATCCAATCAGACTACTTGTTCCAGGTTGGGAAGGTAACCTTTGTGTAAAATGGCTATGCAGACTTGAGTTTGCTGATGAGCCGTTCTATGCTAAAGAAGAGACAGCAAAATATACAGCATTGAAACCAAGTGGAAAAGCTATCCAACATTTCTATGCTAATGAAGTTAACTCTATCATCACTTCTCCATGTCCAGAATATGATTGGAAAGATCTTAAAAAAGGTGATCTAGTTGAAATTCAAGGTCTAGCATGGAGTGGTCACGGTACTGTCGAAGGTGTAGATATCACATTTGATGGTGGTAAGAACTGGGTAGAAGCAAGTCTTAAAGGTCTTGTATTGCCAAAAGCATGGACAAGATTCAGTTTTATGTATAAATATGAAGGTAAACCATTACTTCTTGGAAGCCGTGCAAGAGATGATGCTGGTCATATTCAACCAAGCGTTAAGCAGGAAAGAGCAGTTATGGGAATTGAGTCTGTGTATCATAGAAATGCTACACATATCTGGGAAGTTACAGCGAAAGGAGAGGTGAACAATGTTCAAGTCTTATCATAA
- a CDS encoding MOSC domain-containing protein → MQSTKVGKVIALFISTFDSKEPIARNELQVDEKGILLDKHYDKDIDRSILVTSLDSYMLVEREGIEIEYSALGENLLINYNPYKLPVGSQLQIGSAIVEISQDCTMCGHLSAIDPRVPKLLKNDRGIFVKVVKQGWIKEKDEIFLLGS, encoded by the coding sequence ATGCAATCAACCAAAGTAGGAAAAGTGATCGCGTTATTTATATCAACATTTGATAGTAAAGAACCTATAGCAAGAAATGAACTTCAAGTAGATGAAAAAGGTATTTTACTTGATAAACATTATGACAAAGATATTGATCGTTCTATATTAGTGACGTCATTGGATAGCTACATGCTAGTCGAACGAGAGGGTATAGAAATTGAATATAGTGCATTGGGGGAGAATCTACTCATTAATTACAATCCATACAAACTTCCGGTAGGTTCACAATTACAAATAGGTAGTGCTATTGTTGAGATTAGTCAGGACTGCACGATGTGTGGTCACCTCTCAGCTATTGATCCAAGAGTACCAAAACTTCTGAAAAACGATAGAGGGATTTTTGTTAAAGTAGTAAAGCAGGGATGGATAAAAGAGAAAGATGAGATCTTTCTTTTGGGATCTTAA